In Dreissena polymorpha isolate Duluth1 chromosome 11, UMN_Dpol_1.0, whole genome shotgun sequence, the genomic window GATGACGAAGAGGCCCTTGCTTATTGGAGGTGAGATGCCTTTCGATCACGGAACCTTGCAGAATATCGTCAAAAAGATCTCCCATGACAATCAGGAACAATTTATTATGGACATCAGTCCCGAAATGAAAGAGGACGGCTACTTAACAAGTAACATTAAGTCCTCGCAATTGAGCCAGCGCCATTTGTTTATAATGAAAGTGTACCGCTGCAGCACAAGTTTTACCAAACCGCAAGAGATCGTCCAGACGTGGAACGCTGGACCTCCAAACGCCGACTGCTTCATTGCATCGAAGGCGCTTGAACTGACTGAGGCACAGTTGCTTGATGTTGAGCCAGTGATTGGAAGAAAGGTGGAGATGATAAATATTGCCAACACAGATTGTCAGTCAAATACAGAGACTGAAGTGAAGCAACCAACGCATCGCACAAGCTGCTCAACAGCACAACATGTGTATCGCCCTACATCCACAACAATGACGGTTCAAGCCCGCCCACCAAAGCATAGCAACGGTTAGTGATGAATAACCTTTGAACTGGTCGAGTTCAACATGTTACAGTTTGGAATGTCATATCATCAGAAGTCATAGCTTCAAAGAACATGCACTACATGAGGAAACGGTGAAGATCAACATCATGTCGAGTGGTGCGGGTCATTAAGAGTATCAATTTGAGCGATCAGCTGATCTGGGTGGCAGTTTCCTAGCAAAATCGTATGCTCGTGTGTCAACTGAGtgatatattattatgttttttaatcaatgctTTTTTGGTTACAATATCAAGGTCATTTGTATGTTATGAAAACTGATATCAATAAAAGTGTAGAAGATTTacatataataatttattgaCATCACCTGATAAATATTTAAGAACATATATGTTTGAAATTTTTATGGTTTGAATAATGGGAATGCACTTAAGTGTATCTTTCGTGGACGAGAAAATATTGTAAAACTAGGGTGTAATATTCCAAAGGTTAACCGAGAGCATAAACCAGGCTTGCAATAGTTTAGCGATACTCTTAATATTGCTATTGAGTTGATCAAATAGTAAGGGGATCAGGCATTCATGCCTGTAATATTTGTTCATATAGAT contains:
- the LOC127850261 gene encoding uncharacterized protein LOC127850261 — its product is MGRDNLSIVSLNSARRGFESLKETHRTPYLERILQSSTPDICFLPGDDKAIGPNAVVGYQQFPAPSGDGTVLLYNYKRMTLRQPEVDMYNVIQPLKGLDPLKLVCPIVEVYAPGENRVVREFSMISWKYTLFKNCREEPTSLAESIILFAQRLAQMTKRPLLIGGEMPFDHGTLQNIVKKISHDNQEQFIMDISPEMKEDGYLTSNIKSSQLSQRHLFIMKVYRCSTSFTKPQEIVQTWNAGPPNADCFIASKALELTEAQLLDVEPVIGRKVEMINIANTDCQSNTETEVKQPTHRTSCSTAQHVYRPTSTTMTVQARPPKHSNG